The genomic window ATGTAATGTGGCTGTATTGTGTTGGTATTTGTAGAGAGGGAGTAATTCTTTTTCGAGTTTTGTTGGGTTTCCTAGTAATTTCGCGGAAATATGCCCATGAGTTGCAAGAAGGACTTTGTCAAAAACTTCCTTTTTCCCTTCAGGTAACACAAGTTCCACTTTTCCATTTGGCAATCGGTTCACGGCGAGTACTGGTGTATTCAATCGAAATCGGTCTTGGATGGGAGGAACAATTCGTTTTACATATTCTTTAGATCCACCGTCAACGGTATACCATTGGTGTTGTGTATGGAGTCCCAAAAATCCATGGTTGTAAAAAAATCGTATGAGTGATTTGGCAGGGAATTCCAACATTAAATCTGGTGGAGTGGACCAAACAGCCGAACTCATGGGAACCAAATAATAATTGAGAATGTCTTTTCCATACCCGAAGGTTTCCATATAACGACCCAAATTCCAATCATCGTATGTTGGATTATCCAAAATTTTAGGTGCTTCCGTATTAAATCGATTGATCTCGAGTAACATTTTTAAGTACCGAGGACGGAAGAGGTTTTTTTTCTGTGCAAATAAACCAGCAAGTCCAGATCCGCAAAATTCGAGTTTGGTGGGATCATATTGCACACTGAATGACATATCCGATTTTTTAGTCGGAACATTTAAGGTTTGGAATAAACGTAATAAATTGGGATACGTAACATGGTTGAATACAATAAACCCAGTATCAATGGGAATTTGGATTCCAT from Leptospira paudalimensis includes these protein-coding regions:
- a CDS encoding NAD(P)/FAD-dependent oxidoreductase, whose product is MKETLAIVGTGIAGLGSAYFLKNDFELTIFDHADYIGGHTNTVMVEEDGIQIPIDTGFIVFNHVTYPNLLRLFQTLNVPTKKSDMSFSVQYDPTKLEFCGSGLAGLFAQKKNLFRPRYLKMLLEINRFNTEAPKILDNPTYDDWNLGRYMETFGYGKDILNYYLVPMSSAVWSTPPDLMLEFPAKSLIRFFYNHGFLGLHTQHQWYTVDGGSKEYVKRIVPPIQDRFRLNTPVLAVNRLPNGKVELVLPEGKKEVFDKVLLATHGHISAKLLGNPTKLEKELLPLYKYQHNTATLHTDDSDMPSIKSCWSSWNYKITESNSGKLEPYTIYWMNRLQNVSKKKNYFVTINDPGRVKQSHTIKKIDYEHPLFSVEASLGQNRLPMLNEDGPIFYAGAYFRYGFHEDGFLSAVNVSKSILKRDPWT